One Mycolicibacterium sp. ND9-15 genomic window, CGCGGCGGATGACGCCCCGAACTACGCCCGCAGACTGGGCATCCAGCAAGATCAGGTTGTACAGGAACTGGGCTGGGACGAGGACGTCGACGACGACATCCGAGCCGACGTCGAGGAAGCGTGTGGCAGCGAATTGCTCGATGAGGACGCCGACGAGGTCATCGACGTCGTGCTGCTCTGGTGGCGCGATGACGACGGGGACCTGGTGGACGCGCTCATGGACGCCATCACTCCGCTGGCCGACGACGGCGTGATCTGGGTGGTCACGCCGAAGACGGGCAAACCCGGCCACGTCCAGCCGGCCGAGATCGCCGAATCGGCCCCTACCGCCGGCCTGATGCAGACCTCCTCGGCCAACCTGGGCGACTGGATCGCAAGCAGGCTGGTGCAACCGAAGAGCAAGGCGGCGGGGAGAAGATGATCGACGTCGGTACGGAAGCGCCGGACTTCACGCTCAAGGACCAGAACGGTCAGCCCGTCACGCTGAGCGACTTTCGCGGCGTGAAAAACGTGCTGCTGGTGTTCTTCCCGCTGGCGTTCACCGGTATCTGTCAGGGCGAACTCGACGAGATTCGCGACCGGCTGCCCGAGTACGAGAACGACGACACCGCGACGCTGGCCATCTCGGTCGGGCCGCCCCCGACCCACAAGATCTGGGCGACACAGAGCGGCTTCACTTTCCCGGTGCTGTCCGATTTCTGGCCACACGGCGCCGTCGCATCGGTGTACGGCGTGTTCAACGAGAACGCGGGCATCGCCAACCGCGGCACATTCGTCGTCGACCGCACCGGAATCGTCCGGTTCGCCGAGATGAAGGAGCCGGGGGAGGCTCGCGATCACGCGCTGTGGACGGACGCGTTGACGGCCCTGCGCTCGGGCTGAGGTGATTTCCCGTCGCAGGTCATCGCCGTGTAGCTTGCCTCTGCAAGGGCGCGTAGCTCAGTGGTAGAGCTCTGGTTTTACACACCAGCGGTCGGCGGTTCGATACCGTCCGCGCCCACGTCTAAATTTGCAGTTCAGACGTTTTTTGCATCGAACGGACAAACCCCCGTTGTGCCAAGAGTGTGCCAGCGTGTGCACCGCGGTACTGTTGACCCGGCCAGCTCGGCCACCGCGTCGTACTTGAGCCCACGTTTGGCCCGCGGCCTGGCGGCACGCCGGCCTGGCCGGCTTCGAACATATCCACCACCTTCTTGACGGTCCGGTGGGTGGGTGCCGCACGCGTCGGCGGCGGCCCGGTGGGAACCGAGCTGGCGATAGGCCGAAATGATGTCTGTGCGGCCCTTCGCAGATTCCAATGGACAGCTCGATGAAGATGGTGATTGCATGGCGGCATTCGCCGTCACTATCGGGCCCGCAGTCCTTATCGACACGATTGAAACGCGGGTTCGATACTTTTATTTGGCCGCAGGTGGATACCTCTTCGTAGCCCACCGGGAGATACCTTTTCGTTGCCACGGACAGACTCCGAGTCGGTCTACTTCGAACTTATGGGCTCGTTCAGTCGCAGCGCGCGCCGACAGACATCATGGCGACGCACAATGCCAACCTTGGCCATGAACACGACGTCGATCAAGGGATCGTTGCGCGCTTGCGACCGGCTCGAAAGAGAAACTACCGAAACTCTCATTCGTTGCGGGTGGGCTTTGAAGATCCACAGATTCGCCGAGCGGCATGTTGCCGTCGCTCACGGCACGGTCACTGCTCGCCGATCGACCTCGAGCGTCCGAGCAGTGCATCGCCGGCCGCAGCCAGCGCGTCGTCGTAGACGTGGCCGTACACGCGCAGCGTTATTGCAGGGTCATGGCCAAGCCACTTGGCCGTTGCCGATGGGGTAGTACCAACGTCGAGCAGCATGGTGGCCGCCGTATGCCGGACGTCGTGTAGCCGAATCACCGGCACCGCAGCATCTTTTGCGTGTCGTGCAAAATCCGCCGAGTATGTCTCGGGGCGAATGAGAGAGCCGTCCACGTTGACGGCGACGAGGCCGCTATCGAGGTATTCAGCGCCAAGGGCGAGGCGTTCTTCAGCCTGACGTAATCTCAAAGCTCGCAGTGCAGCGAGCACATCAGCAGGCATCGGTAGTGCCCGGCGAGACCGTTTCGACTTCGGGTCTCCGGTGATGGTCCCGCGGCCTTCGACCACTACGCGGCCTTGCGCGACAGAGACGGTACCGGCATCGAAGTCAATATCGGACCATCGCAATCCGAGGATCTCGGACCGGCGAAGACCTGCCAGCGTAAGTAGCCAGCACGCAGCGAGCCGTTCATCGCGCACATGCTCACGGAATCGGCCAGCCTGTTCTGTTGTCCAGCTCGCCATTTCGTGGTGCTTGACCGCCGGGCGCTTTACCAAGCGTGCCACGTTGCGGGCCACCAACCCCTCCCGCATCGCGTCGTCGAGAGCCGAAGACAACACCACAAGCATGGTCACGACAGTTCGGGCGCTCACGCTGCCGGGAACCTTGGGTTGTGCGGGGTCGTCTCCGTATTTGGCGACGTATCGGCCGCGGCCTGGCCGTAACACCTCCCCGGAAGCCACCAGCCGGTCGAGGGCCTTAATGCCTGGCTCGCCAAGGGCAGTGAGGATCTCGGAATACTGCGCCCCCTCGGACTTTGACCGCAAGTACGTGAGTACCTCAGCCGCGCGGCGGCCTCGCTTGTCACGCTCCGCTACTGGTGTGCCGTTCAATCGAATTGTTACCAAGGCGTCGATATCGGCGGTTCTTAATTGCTGCAGGCCCATTCTGCCCAGTTGGTCGATAACAGGCTTCAATGAATGCTTGTAGCCTGCAAGGGTATTGGGCCGCACGTCGCGTCTACCGCCGAGCCATCGAGCGAGAAAGTCGGCGACGGTCGTGTCATTCCTCCTAACGAACGTCCCCGCGGCGACCTCGGTCGTGATCTTCCGATACTCGCGACGCGCTTCTGCAAGCGTCGAGAAGGTGAATCGCTGCCTCCTCCGCGTCCCGTTAGGGCGAGAACCGATATCTACCTGGAACGTGTAGGTGACCACGCCGTTCCTTGCGCTGCGGCGGGTGATCGGCTCGGCGCGGCGAGTGCGCTTCCGATCCGGTTCATCGGTGCTAGCCATCTAACCTCCTGTTGACTCCAATGTCCTATACGAGTGATTCCACCCCATGCTGCCTGAGGGTGGTGACATGGCCGTCGCCGCGACAGAATTCATACGTCAGCTAACAGCGGACCGGAGCTCTAGTGAACAGATGTCGGGCGCCCTGGGAAAGTGATCGGCCTTCACGAAGCGATCAGCTGCTGCAGCTCCGCGGTCACGACATAGACCCGGCCACCAAGCCTGCGCACTGGCAGTTCGCCGGCAGCGGCTAGACGATAAGCTGCTGCTCGGCTGATTCCCAGCATGGCGGCTGCCCGGGGGACTGCAAGCAGTAGCGGCAGCCCGTCAAAAGCATTGCTCTTCAATTGAATCACCTCCCTCGATCGAAAAACGACGTGTTTGAGCGAGGGCAGTTTGGCCCAGTTCGAGGACTGGCGAAAGAGAACCTCGAGTCGACTGCCGCCAGGCGAGTGCCATAATTACCGAGGGTAGAATCCGGCCCAACGCGACAGGCTCGCCACTCGGCTTTGGGGTCCTGGAACGATTTCGCATCGCCTGAACGTATGCCGATGCGCGGAACGCGGTCCACCACCTGAGGCATCTTTGATCGGCCAGAGTGGCAAATTCTCTAATCGTCTTCGCTTGTCCCCGACGAGCGGTGAATTTGGCTCTAGCCCAGATTTTTCGTGAAATGCCGTGCGAAACAGGGTGTAGATACGCGAAAGTGCCTGTCCTGCAAGGAATAATCGGACTTATCTAAGGTTCGGATCGTTCCCACGGGAAGGCACTTCGCAGGTGAAGAATATCGCGGCCGCTTCGCGGGTGAAAGTGTCGGCCGACGGCCATGGTGTCTTGTCGCATGCCGGGATGGGCCTGCTGCGTGAACTCGCCGACCGCACCGGCCTGTCGGCGCAGGTCACCGCTGTTTTGGCTGACACTTACCGGGGTCCGTGGGTGTACGCGCCCGGGGAGGTGTTCTGCGATCTGGCGGCCGCGGTCGCCGACGGTGCCGATTGCATCGACGGGGTCGGTCAGTTGTGTGGCGATCGCGAGCATGTGTTCGGCGCGAAGGCCTCGACGACCACCATGTGGCGGCTGATAGATCAGCGCATCGACGCCGGGCACCTACCCGGGGTACGGGCAGCGCCGGCTGGTGCGCGCGCGGCGGCCTGGGAAGCCGCAGCGGCCCCCGAGGGTCAGGGCTGGCTGCACATCGACATCGATGCAACCCTGGTGATCGATCACTCCGACAACAAGACCGGTGCCACACCGACCTGGAAGAAGACGTTCGGTCATCACCCGCTGCTGGCGTTTTTGGACCGCCCCGAGATCGCCGGCGGGGAAGCCCTGGCCGGACTGCTGCGCACCGGCAACGCCGGCTCCAACACCGCCTCCGATCACGTCATCGTCCTGGGGCGGGCGCTGGAGTCCCTGCCGCCGCGGTGGCGACCCGACCCCGATCGTCGCGGTGACCCCGAGGCACCGAAGGTGCTGGTGCGCTGCGACACCGCCGGAGCCACCCACACCTTCGCCGACGCCTGCCGCACTGCCGGAGTGGGGTACTCCTTCGGCTACCCCGTCGATGCCCGCGTGCAGGACGCCGTGGACACCCTCAACCTCGGACAGTGCTGGTATCCGGCGATCGACTCCGGCGGTAGCATCCGCGGCGGCGCCTGGGTCGCCGAGGCCACCGACCTGGTCAACCTGAACAGCTGGCCAGCCGGAACCCGGCTGATCCTGCGCAAGGAAAGACCCCATCCCGGTGCGCAGTTGCGGTTCACCGACGCCGACGGGATGCGGGTCACCGCGTTCATCACCGACACACCACCTGGTGTCATACCCGGTCAACTCGCCGGCCTGGAACTGCGGCATCGCCAGCACGCCCGCGTCGAAGACCGCATCCGCGAGCTCAAAGCCACCGGCCTGCGCAACCTGCCCTGTCACGGCTTCTGGGCCAACGCCGCCTGGCTGGAAATCGTGCTCACTGCAACCGACCTGGTCACCTGGACCCGCCTGATCGGATTCCGCACCCACCCGGGACTGGCCCGCGCCGAGATCACCACCTTCCGCTACCGCGTCCTGCACGTGGCCGCCCGCATCACCCACGGCGCCCGCCAACTACGGCTGCGTATCGACGCCACCTGGCGCTGGGCCGCCCAGATCGCCACCGCCTGGCAACACCTGCGCACCGCCTTCGGATAACCGCCAGCCCCACTGACCACCGATCACGAAAGACCCACTGGCCCTGGGAAAGCCCGCCCCACCCGGCGACACGGGACGACTCCACACGCACTGAACACGAAAACGTTCTACCCACGCCCACCGAGCGGTCGCAGCCGACCATCGCCAACCCCGACGAAAAATCGAGGCTAGCGGGTGGCTCGCTCAGCAGGTCTAGAGCTCAAAGCTCGTACTCATCAGAAGCGATGAGCTCGTATAACTCCGTGCTCAGCACAGAGTCCAACGCTTGGGTACGAGCCTGCGCTGTCAACTCGGCCCGTACTGCGGCACCGGGAGCGCTGCCGCGTGATCTCCGGCTCCAATTCGCAACGTTCTGGCGGCCGAGTGTGCTGGCCAACGCCCGAACCATCCAGCTGATCTTTTCGGCCTCGGCGGCCATGAACTCGGCTCGTCGAGCGGTGGTCCAGTCGTCGGGCAATCCAAGGTCGGTGCTGTAAACCGTGCGCACAGCGCTCAAGATGTCGGGATCGATGCCCAAGGGCATCGTCTCGGAATTGCAGGCCCGCATCCGCTGGAACCGCGGAGATCGCAGTCGGCGGATCATCGGTGAGCTCGCGACTGATCGGGAGAGCGGCGCGAAGACTTAGGCAGCATGGGTGCCACGTCGAGCATGCTACGCGGCTCAAGAACGGGCCGACCGACATCGGCCGCGTGTCGCAGCCGGCATTGTCTGTCCAATCTTCTACCGTTCGCGGCAGGCGGACAGGTAAGGACTTGAAGATGCCTACACAGGCGTGGGTGAGGTTGATGTCGGGATTGTGGCTATCGGCGGTGTGCTGGTCACCTGGCAGCAGAAGAATGTCGCTGACCGCCGAAGTGAACGGTGGCGTCGAGTCACCTGGGCGTTAGAGCGGACATTCAGCGCAGACGACACAGAAGCGGCGCTTGGGCTGGAAGATGCTCGATACGCTGCTG contains:
- a CDS encoding DUF3052 domain-containing protein, encoding MVAADDAPNYARRLGIQQDQVVQELGWDEDVDDDIRADVEEACGSELLDEDADEVIDVVLLWWRDDDGDLVDALMDAITPLADDGVIWVVTPKTGKPGHVQPAEIAESAPTAGLMQTSSANLGDWIASRLVQPKSKAAGRR
- a CDS encoding peroxiredoxin, with protein sequence MIDVGTEAPDFTLKDQNGQPVTLSDFRGVKNVLLVFFPLAFTGICQGELDEIRDRLPEYENDDTATLAISVGPPPTHKIWATQSGFTFPVLSDFWPHGAVASVYGVFNENAGIANRGTFVVDRTGIVRFAEMKEPGEARDHALWTDALTALRSG
- a CDS encoding site-specific integrase — its product is MASTDEPDRKRTRRAEPITRRSARNGVVTYTFQVDIGSRPNGTRRRQRFTFSTLAEARREYRKITTEVAAGTFVRRNDTTVADFLARWLGGRRDVRPNTLAGYKHSLKPVIDQLGRMGLQQLRTADIDALVTIRLNGTPVAERDKRGRRAAEVLTYLRSKSEGAQYSEILTALGEPGIKALDRLVASGEVLRPGRGRYVAKYGDDPAQPKVPGSVSARTVVTMLVVLSSALDDAMREGLVARNVARLVKRPAVKHHEMASWTTEQAGRFREHVRDERLAACWLLTLAGLRRSEILGLRWSDIDFDAGTVSVAQGRVVVEGRGTITGDPKSKRSRRALPMPADVLAALRALRLRQAEERLALGAEYLDSGLVAVNVDGSLIRPETYSADFARHAKDAAVPVIRLHDVRHTAATMLLDVGTTPSATAKWLGHDPAITLRVYGHVYDDALAAAGDALLGRSRSIGEQ
- a CDS encoding helix-turn-helix domain-containing protein, yielding MLGISRAAAYRLAAAGELPVRRLGGRVYVVTAELQQLIAS
- a CDS encoding IS1380 family transposase, giving the protein MKNIAAASRVKVSADGHGVLSHAGMGLLRELADRTGLSAQVTAVLADTYRGPWVYAPGEVFCDLAAAVADGADCIDGVGQLCGDREHVFGAKASTTTMWRLIDQRIDAGHLPGVRAAPAGARAAAWEAAAAPEGQGWLHIDIDATLVIDHSDNKTGATPTWKKTFGHHPLLAFLDRPEIAGGEALAGLLRTGNAGSNTASDHVIVLGRALESLPPRWRPDPDRRGDPEAPKVLVRCDTAGATHTFADACRTAGVGYSFGYPVDARVQDAVDTLNLGQCWYPAIDSGGSIRGGAWVAEATDLVNLNSWPAGTRLILRKERPHPGAQLRFTDADGMRVTAFITDTPPGVIPGQLAGLELRHRQHARVEDRIRELKATGLRNLPCHGFWANAAWLEIVLTATDLVTWTRLIGFRTHPGLARAEITTFRYRVLHVAARITHGARQLRLRIDATWRWAAQIATAWQHLRTAFG